TCATATTGGAAGTGTTGCAGATATCTTAGGACCTGATCCATACATGCAAGATGAAAGTATTACCATGGACGAGCGGGTAGATTCCAGTGTAGGGGAAGAAAGGGATGAAGTGGATGGCCAGACCATTTTGTCGTTTGCCAGCGTTGAGGAAATGCAAGAATTCGCTCATCGACAAACCAGCAGCAGATTAACGAAAACGAACGATTTTAGGCAAATCAAGGGCTGGAGGAACAAGTTTCATCAAATTACACCTTCGCTGTCACCATCTCCTTGCTCATCCCCATTTTATCTTCATGGCAATTCTGTCGTTTTTACGGAGAATTCTAAGTCTCCAACCCCCACAGTCTTCTCCAGCTCCACTGTAGCCCTTCGCTCTTCCCTTcaaactgaaaatgaaaaacaagagGCTACATGTGAAGATATTAAAGCTGGCAGTGCTCTACCTACTAATCAACATAAAGAGACCTCTATGGAATCAGATGAAACAGTTGAATCGCTGAAGGAAAACACTGCGCCATCGGAAGAAACGTTTCAACATTCAAAAGAGCCAGTCAAACAATCAGAAGAGACTACTGAAATAGCAGACGAGATGATGGAATCATCAGAAGAATCGGCAGGAGTTTATCCTGAACTCGGGTTAGACGGTTCAATTTCATCTGAATATGCCGAGTATGCAGCATCAGCTCTCAATTTCCCTTATGTGGAAAAACTGCGCAAGACAGCAAAGAAAGTAATCGACATTTCTGATGCCAGTCATACAACTGCTCCCGTACCAAAAATTTCACCAAAAGTTGCAAAGAAACAACCTGTCACAAAGGGTGCTCAAGAGTTGCCTAGTGTGGAAATCGATGAAATTCCTAGTGGTGATCTGGTAGTTTGCGAAGATTTAATGGATGATGTTGTCGTACAAGAAGATGAATACGTAGAAGTCTACGGTAAAATTTGTCGTTTTATATGCCTGTATTGCAAAATAACcaattttttcctgttaaaCAGGTGTACCTGGAAATTTGGAACTCCCCGTTGTTGAATGTGGCAAGCTCTTCTGTCGACTAGGCTGCGTCTGTGACACACTGACGAAAACCAAAAATCAGTTAAAAGCTCCGCTAGAGCATTGTGCTTTACCCGAATGCATGTTGCAATGTGTTTGTGGCTTTCAGGAGGGGAAACCTTCAAGTCGCAAATGCTTCGCTTCGTTACTTAAAGGCAATGAATCGTTTTACAGCAAGATCAATTGGTCAGGTGAACGTCGAAGACGTGAGAGAAGGATACCTGAGCGTTTCTCGGAGTTCCATCTTGGGAATGAATCATCTTCGTCTACTTCATACCATGGCCGATCGCCAGAAGAATTCAAGCCCAGTGAAGCAAAGAGCAAAAACGGTGGTCATCAGCGAGCCGGAAACATTAATTCACTGCGCCCGTCTTCTATTTTGAAGACTGGCTGTCCCCCACAGCAACGTTTGATGCCCCAAGACATGAGTGTTGAGGATTCCATTCCGTCTCCATCATCAAGTAGAAAATGGGAACCTTTCCGCGTAAAAGTTTGCGCCGACGATATCAAGTTGCTACGCTGGGATAGTTTCGTCAGCCTCTCGAAGGTTTACGTAGCGCCTGATCATGATATTTTCTGCATGGAACATTCAGTGTACGGTTGTCCATGTATCGAAACTGATCGAAGAATCATTCGAATCGCCTCAAAATACGTACCCTTACCACTTATTGATACCACCAGAAATGCGGATAACAGGTCACCGCATTCGGCGAATGGTGCCAAGAAAGCGAAGGCTAAGGCTGTTGCTAGTAGCCCGCCATCTAAAAACGTTGCCAAAAAGCATACGCATCCTAATATGAGATTGGCCAATAAATCAAGAACTTTGCCAACGGAAGAAAATGTAACTCCGCCTCAAGAGCCAATCGCCAAAACGTCTTCGCTGTCGAAAATGCGCAAGCTTCTGAATGACGAGCGTTTTCAGCTGCAGAAGCTAATGACGGACGAAAAAACACGGGCATTTGACGAGGAAGTCGACTTGACCGTTCGTCAAGGCCAAACTGTTCAGCTGGTTGCTTGGATTCGTTTCCACCGCATCTATCACGCTGGGCGTATACACATCCGCTTCCTAAGCCGTCGAGCTGGACCGGTTATCTTAGTGATGCGCCCAACCGAAATTGTAGCAGCCGACATAACATGTGATATCCAAGATATGAAGGGCAATGATAATTCCCCGGAAATTGTGAAGGAGTTACTTGATCCATGTATCTCGCCTGACGAAACCTCCCGCTATGCGTTCCTTCTTTGTGACGGAGTTAAATGGGAATTGGTAGGTTGTCTTACGCTGAAAGCTCCAGATTCACCTAACCCACCTGCAGCTCCAGCTTCATCGGATACGGAACAGTCATCAGAATTACGTAAATCTCTACCATCTCATCAACAGCCGATCGCCAAAAAGGTGCCAGCAGCTGCATTTTCAGAAGGCCCTGATACTCAGCAGCAACGAAATGCAGCTAGTCTGAAATGTGCCCCAGAGTTTCCAGTTAAAAGCAGAGAAGGCGTTTACCCTCCCACTACCGTCTCTGTTCCTAGCCTCTTAGTCAAGCCTACGTCTGTGGAACGCATCAACGCCATGGAACAGCGTCGTATGCAGTTGGAAGAAAGGCTAAACCAAATCAAATCGAAACTCATGGTACCACCAGCAAAGCAAATCGTCAGTTCGAAATcattgaaaaacagaaatcgTACTTCTACATGTCCGAATCAGCGTTCAGTCCCGACCGTTGATCAGCTAGTCATGCCCGAGGAATTTCCATCGCATTCACTTCCACAGTCCGGTCCCTCGGCTCAGGAAGCTCCAAAAACTGCCCGACGTTCGAAGCGCAAACCGGATATGGCTTATCTTATTCCCGATCAGTGTATTTTGCCTGATGATATGCCAATCATTGGTCTCACTGAAGAACAAACTGAAATGGAAGTCAAAGGCCATCGTCAGAATTTACCTGATTTGTTAATCGATCAAGTTATCAAGGAGCCTACAAGATCCATGTATCCAGCAGCGGAAAAGCTCGCAATGTTTTCTCGGCTCATCCGAAATGGCGGTGATCCCTTTTTCAGTGGTGCCAACTATTCGAGTTTCGAAGATACGTCTAGTTTTGCTTCTGAATTCGTTCGTTCGTCTACGAAGCGTCAACCAGCGAAAACTGAACGACGTCCTCGCTCTCCACCTGTCGTCTCCGCCGCCATACCTCCACCACCAAATGATTTGCCTAAACCAAACACACGGCCATCAGAAGTAACCCTACTAAAACTTCAGCCAATTGGCTCGTCACTGCCGAACGGCGTTACCGGGCAGAACCCGATACGGCGAATCCGCATCCTAACGCCGCATTCAGCAATGAATGGAACTAGTGGAAATAGTCTCATTCCAGTATTGACCTCTCGTAACGGCATCGAACCTAATGTCATTCAGCAACAGCGGATGCATTGGAGTAGTAAAGGAGTGAAGCCACCAGTCAGCTCAAAATCTTTGACTGGCCCTATACCCTCTATATCGGAGTCGTTTATGTCCGTTTTGGCAGTTCCTCCCGCAGTTGCACCGACCACGTCAAGTAAATCGACTGGATGCAGTGCGGACGCCAATCGCAGTACTCAGCCTGCCAACAGTAAACCAAATCAAGTCGCAACGACACACACCGTCAATTCCAGTTTGATGGCCTCTGATCAGAAAACTCAGTTTTCGACGAAAGCAAGCTCAAATGTGATTCCAGATTGGTCAACTCAGCTATTGATGAAAGCCAGCGCAACTGCAGCCAATGCAGATTCATCCCGAGCTGGAAAACCACTGCAACAACATTCAGACGCAGAGTCGATTCCGTCGTCGGATAATAATGCAGAACCGCCAAAAGAGacagcatcatcatcatctgaAAGTGTTTTCCCAAAAA
The nucleotide sequence above comes from Daphnia carinata strain CSIRO-1 chromosome 3, CSIRO_AGI_Dcar_HiC_V3, whole genome shotgun sequence. Encoded proteins:
- the LOC130697376 gene encoding uncharacterized protein LOC130697376 isoform X2 — protein: MVRPCCICGIKKTSEAASKGIRFFKFPSVKSESHSIWIKTIRHHSKKLSRPFTPRRNSIVCTNHFENTCFTRGKRKLQLKQGSIPTIFNFDDSTKELASVPCDSKPKEVEEKEGNTEQNVNSSAMGDYASDGSSSLSPPVLLPLQELNSDFEETIEDPPDLELYDISRYDDSGGLTSFADLDMIKMDHIGSVADILGPDPYMQDESITMDERVDSSVGEERDEVDGQTILSFASVEEMQEFAHRQTSSRLTKTNDFRQIKGWRNKFHQITPSLSPSPCSSPFYLHGNSVVFTENSKSPTPTVFSSSTVALRSSLQTENEKQEATCEDIKAGSALPTNQHKETSMESDETVESLKENTAPSEETFQHSKEPVKQSEETTEIADEMMESSEESAGVYPELGLDGSISSEYAEYAASALNFPYVEKLRKTAKKVIDISDASHTTAPVPKISPKVAKKQPVTKGAQELPSVEIDEIPSGDLVVCEDLMDDVVVQEDEYVEVYGVPGNLELPVVECGKLFCRLGCVCDTLTKTKNQLKAPLEHCALPECMLQCVCGFQEGKPSSRKCFASLLKGNESFYSKINWSGERRRRERRIPERFSEFHLGNESSSSTSYHGRSPEEFKPSEAKSKNGGHQRAGNINSLRPSSILKTGCPPQQRLMPQDMSVEDSIPSPSSSRKWEPFRVKVCADDIKLLRWDSFVSLSKVYVAPDHDIFCMEHSVYGCPCIETDRRIIRIASKYVPLPLIDTTRNADNRSPHSANGAKKAKAKAVASSPPSKNVAKKHTHPNMRLANKSRTLPTEENVTPPQEPIAKTSSLSKMRKLLNDERFQLQKLMTDEKTRAFDEEVDLTVRQGQTVQLVAWIRFHRIYHAGRIHIRFLSRRAGPVILVMRPTEIVAADITCDIQDMKGNDNSPEIVKELLDPCISPDETSRYAFLLCDGVKWELVGCLTLKAPDSPNPPAAPASSDTEQSSELRKSLPSHQQPIAKKVPAAAFSEGPDTQQQRNAASLKCAPEFPVKSREGVYPPTTVSVPSLLVKPTSVERINAMEQRRMQLEERLNQIKSKLMVPPAKQIVSSKSLKNRNRTSTCPNQRSVPTVDQLVMPEEFPSHSLPQSGPSAQEAPKTARRSKRKPDMAYLIPDQCILPDDMPIIGLTEEQTEMEVKGHRQNLPDLLIDQVIKEPTRSMYPAAEKLAMFSRLIRNGGDPFFSGANYSSFEDTSSFASEFVRSSTKRQPAKTERRPRSPPVVSAAIPPPPNDLPKPNTRPSEVTLLKLQPIGSSLPNGVTGQNPIRRIRILTPHSAMNGTSGNSLIPVLTSRNGIEPNVIQQQRMHWSSKGVKPPVSSKSLTGPIPSISESFMSVLAVPPAVAPTTSSKSTGCSADANRSTQPANSKPNQVATTHTVNSSLMASDQKTQFSTKASSNVIPDWSTQLLMKASATAANADSSRAGKPLQQHSDAESIPSSDNNAEPPKETASSSSESVFPKIVTAEVSTVKSSSGTATRSLKIILEVMEGENRDLCPTRASMLLPLHNINDQWCLVAIDHVPDSGFQVPGLTVFIPRDVLGRAASTAIERKARVSFPLHFQLKNVGSVFKKGFGVYGTPQLPRHVFLGPFPFNYLENCTPFAMQHNNLCMFLIKLTKPIPSDSGCANEQNHVTRTNKEQTEEVLLSTSIETSDKVVEAPPESKANGDACTTVLADGDEKPKYFSITSSPQGDKVSAVATGASASKTATAADRNIENVDSGLLENERKECSKDSESDGLEIINEKVNLNSELRMGSANASVPLQPMDGRPKRMFVARTPGLPPTNIKLFSESSVVVDHPFLRGEKETFTSIDEAKTWLQTLAIRQCKDKGSSVSGSDKSKTSNSADDSLANSEFTEDEEIDVCGQTTGESREQEETVDSGSTTSRSPKRIRRLTEKARILAANKSKSSRSSTATSNVVKRSYSKQSSSRMVSSRSTVQRMLHIQKEQERRGLLGKLIRDLDALCAPDSGTRAKIVVLKNATTTVKHLEQQAKELESTYQALKLHRTALLTQREKIFSELPSEVSQIFNCLMESVALPSRHLTIAVSDRSKRNRLPSPQLSDQLNRGRVAVVVPNSALLSEFVNRPTTQHYVLTGVEL
- the LOC130697376 gene encoding uncharacterized protein LOC130697376 isoform X1; its protein translation is MVRPCCICGIKKTSEAASKGIRFFKFPSVKSESHSIWIKTIRHHSKKLSRPFTPRRNSIVCTNHFENTCFTRGKRKLQLKQGSIPTIFNFDDSTKELASVPCDSKPKEVEEKEGNTEQNVNSSAMGDYASDGSSSLSPPVLLPLQELNSDFEETIEDPPDLELYDISRGYDDSGGLTSFADLDMIKMDHIGSVADILGPDPYMQDESITMDERVDSSVGEERDEVDGQTILSFASVEEMQEFAHRQTSSRLTKTNDFRQIKGWRNKFHQITPSLSPSPCSSPFYLHGNSVVFTENSKSPTPTVFSSSTVALRSSLQTENEKQEATCEDIKAGSALPTNQHKETSMESDETVESLKENTAPSEETFQHSKEPVKQSEETTEIADEMMESSEESAGVYPELGLDGSISSEYAEYAASALNFPYVEKLRKTAKKVIDISDASHTTAPVPKISPKVAKKQPVTKGAQELPSVEIDEIPSGDLVVCEDLMDDVVVQEDEYVEVYGVPGNLELPVVECGKLFCRLGCVCDTLTKTKNQLKAPLEHCALPECMLQCVCGFQEGKPSSRKCFASLLKGNESFYSKINWSGERRRRERRIPERFSEFHLGNESSSSTSYHGRSPEEFKPSEAKSKNGGHQRAGNINSLRPSSILKTGCPPQQRLMPQDMSVEDSIPSPSSSRKWEPFRVKVCADDIKLLRWDSFVSLSKVYVAPDHDIFCMEHSVYGCPCIETDRRIIRIASKYVPLPLIDTTRNADNRSPHSANGAKKAKAKAVASSPPSKNVAKKHTHPNMRLANKSRTLPTEENVTPPQEPIAKTSSLSKMRKLLNDERFQLQKLMTDEKTRAFDEEVDLTVRQGQTVQLVAWIRFHRIYHAGRIHIRFLSRRAGPVILVMRPTEIVAADITCDIQDMKGNDNSPEIVKELLDPCISPDETSRYAFLLCDGVKWELVGCLTLKAPDSPNPPAAPASSDTEQSSELRKSLPSHQQPIAKKVPAAAFSEGPDTQQQRNAASLKCAPEFPVKSREGVYPPTTVSVPSLLVKPTSVERINAMEQRRMQLEERLNQIKSKLMVPPAKQIVSSKSLKNRNRTSTCPNQRSVPTVDQLVMPEEFPSHSLPQSGPSAQEAPKTARRSKRKPDMAYLIPDQCILPDDMPIIGLTEEQTEMEVKGHRQNLPDLLIDQVIKEPTRSMYPAAEKLAMFSRLIRNGGDPFFSGANYSSFEDTSSFASEFVRSSTKRQPAKTERRPRSPPVVSAAIPPPPNDLPKPNTRPSEVTLLKLQPIGSSLPNGVTGQNPIRRIRILTPHSAMNGTSGNSLIPVLTSRNGIEPNVIQQQRMHWSSKGVKPPVSSKSLTGPIPSISESFMSVLAVPPAVAPTTSSKSTGCSADANRSTQPANSKPNQVATTHTVNSSLMASDQKTQFSTKASSNVIPDWSTQLLMKASATAANADSSRAGKPLQQHSDAESIPSSDNNAEPPKETASSSSESVFPKIVTAEVSTVKSSSGTATRSLKIILEVMEGENRDLCPTRASMLLPLHNINDQWCLVAIDHVPDSGFQVPGLTVFIPRDVLGRAASTAIERKARVSFPLHFQLKNVGSVFKKGFGVYGTPQLPRHVFLGPFPFNYLENCTPFAMQHNNLCMFLIKLTKPIPSDSGCANEQNHVTRTNKEQTEEVLLSTSIETSDKVVEAPPESKANGDACTTVLADGDEKPKYFSITSSPQGDKVSAVATGASASKTATAADRNIENVDSGLLENERKECSKDSESDGLEIINEKVNLNSELRMGSANASVPLQPMDGRPKRMFVARTPGLPPTNIKLFSESSVVVDHPFLRGEKETFTSIDEAKTWLQTLAIRQCKDKGSSVSGSDKSKTSNSADDSLANSEFTEDEEIDVCGQTTGESREQEETVDSGSTTSRSPKRIRRLTEKARILAANKSKSSRSSTATSNVVKRSYSKQSSSRMVSSRSTVQRMLHIQKEQERRGLLGKLIRDLDALCAPDSGTRAKIVVLKNATTTVKHLEQQAKELESTYQALKLHRTALLTQREKIFSELPSEVSQIFNCLMESVALPSRHLTIAVSDRSKRNRLPSPQLSDQLNRGRVAVVVPNSALLSEFVNRPTTQHYVLTGVEL